TACAAGTCGTTATTATGACTTGTTTTTTTAATAAAAATCACTAGTTACAATTACGCAAACTAGTGATTTTCTTTATGTTTTAAAACTGTTTTTTCAAGTTTTCTAAATCAGTGGTTAACACCGCTTTTGGTTATAGGTATGGCATATTCTGAATTTAGAATATACACTAATTCAGTAAATGAAAGACCTTCATTTCTAAGTTTAAGTTCAAATAATTTAAGTTGATTCTCATTGAATTGATCCTTGAGGTTATTCTCAAAAATGTATTCAATGTTTTCATTGTGCTTTAAAGTACTTTTGGCAATTTTATTTAAGTTACTTACATCAATATTATTGATCCGATTAGTCACATTTTTAAAATCTCTCTCAATGATAAGGTTTTGTAATTTATATCATGAGTTTTTAGCTCCAATAGCAGAAAGAAAATCGATTAATTTGTCTTTGTGCTTGATATAAATGATTGATTTATTTTTTCTTTTTAACATATGAAAACCAAATTCATACTGATTAAGTTTTTCTTGAATTTTTTGTAAATGTTGTGTATTATGTGAAGAAATTTCAAGGTGATATGATGTTGATTCTTTACCAGAGATACTTCCACTACCACAAAAAACACCAGCAAAGAATGAAGTTAAATAATCTTTGTATTCAATGTTTTCAGATAATTTAAAGTCTTTAACCTTAACTGCAAGTTTTGTTTTTCAATTACTTTTTGAGATGATATTAACTTTAATTTTCTTAAACTTTCGAATAACTTTATCAAGAATATATTCATTTTTAATCATAAATACATAAGCATCATCGACTATTTCAGCGCTAGAGTAAAGAAGACCGCTAATAAAAGCGATAATTTCTTGATTTTTAGTAACATTATTAATTACTTCTTTTTTTACTTCTCAACTAAATGAATTCCTATGTATTTTTTTCATATGTAAATTATAAAATAATGCTAAAAATTAACTATTTTTAATAAATATTTTTTTCTTTTTTTGAATTATTTTTTCTAAAAAACTAAAACTCCTATGCTATAGAGTTATTGAAATGCGTTTTTTGCCACTCTAGCTACTTCCTAGACTTTGAAACTGCGTTAATTTTGTTAAAATATAAAAGCAATCACAGTTTATATTGCAGAAAGTAGAATTCACTTCTCACCTGATGGCCATAGCCTTGGGTTTAGCTACAATTAAACGTATCATAATTCTGATACCTTTTTTAGTAGAGAAGTGGTAAAACCACTCAAAAAGAGTTATTTAAAGGAGTTATTATTCAACCAAGAGGAAAAAAACCAGCTTCAGAGCACTACATCAACGAATTAATTCCATTCAAACAAGTATTTGTTATTGGACCCGATGGTGAAAAAATTGGTGTTAAATATACAAAAGAAGCAATTGAATTAGCTAAAAGCTACAAAATGGACTTAGTTTTAATTAGCGTTGATCCTAAACCTATTTGTCGTATTTTAGATTACGGTAAATTCAAATATGACCGTAAGAAGAAAAAGAAAGAACAAAAAGAGAAACAAACAATCATTCAAAACCGTGAAGTTCGTTTAACAGCAATGATTGGGGAAAACGATCTTATGACAAAAAGTCGTAAGGCTAGAGAGTTCTTATTAAAAGGTGACCGTATCAAAGTCTCATTAAAATTAAGAGGACGTGAAATTGGTAGAAAAGATTTAGGTCATGCTACATTAGAAAAATTCTATTCTACATTAGCAGATATCGCAGATATCACTACAGAACCTAAATTAATTAACGATCGTTTCCTTGACATGAATCTCCAACCAAATAAACAAAAAGTTACTAAATATCTTAAAGAAAAGACTCTAGATCAACAAAATCAAGAGACTAAAGAAGGAGAATTAAATGCCAAAAATGAAAACTAAAAGTGCGTTAAAAAAACGTATTAAAGTTACAGGAACAGGTAAGATCATGAGAGAACAAGCTTACCGTTCACACTTAGCACAAAACAAAACAACAAAACAAAAACGTCAATCAAGAAAATCTGTTCAAATGTCAAAAAGCGACCTTAAAAGATTTAAAGCATTGATCTAATCTTGTTATTAATATCGATTTTATAATTTCAAGACAAACCATTTTAAAATTAGAAAGGACATATAAATATGGCAAGAGTTAAAGGCGGAACAGTTACAAGAGCAAGACGTAAAAAATGATTAAAATTAGCTAAGGGATACTTTGGACACAAATCAATCGGTTATAAAGTTGCTAAACAAGCAGTTGTTAAATCATGAACATACGCATTCAGAGACCGTAAACAAGTTAAAAGAAACTTCCGTAAATTATGAATCGCTCGTATCAATGCTGCTACTAGAGCAGAAGGAATGAGCTACTCAAGATTTATTAATGGTCTTAAAAGAGCAAACGTTACAATTAACCGTAAAATGCTTTCAGAATTAGCTATTAATGAACCAAAAACATTCTCAATGTTAGTTCAAATTGCAAAAGAAGCTTAATTAATTAGCATATGCAGATAAGCAAGTAAAAACTTGCTTATTTTTTATATATTTTTGTACAAAAAAACCAACGTTTAATACGTTGGTGTAGTTTTTGATTATTCTTTAATTGTGTATACAACTGATGATTCAATTGGGATGATCACAGTTTTATATTCTAAGTTTGTTTCTGTGGAATTATTGATTCCAATGTTAATATTAAGTTTTAATGTTACATCGATTTTGTTAGTTGTTTGATCATAGTTATTTATCTTGATTGCAATATTAGATAAACTCATTCCAGAGATACCTAAGAAATCACGTTCAGAACTAAATCCAATCACTGATGAACGTGGATCATAAATACCATCTCCTAAGAGATCTTGATATTCGCTATCTTGATCAAATCTTCAAAAAACGTTAATGTTTGAATTTGGTCTTTCATTATTTGATTCATCAACAGAATTGGATGGATCAAATGGTCTGATAATTGTGATTTCAAAGTTAGCATCATCATTTGTTAAATGCGTTTTGAATAATTTTGCAACTTCTTGTGGTGATGTGAATTCAGTAACTGATGTATGGCTTTGGTAAACTCTTGATAAATTCTTAATAAAACTATCACTAAGTAAAACATTAACATGTGATGCTAATTCTGACTCTGATAATTGTTTAAAGCCTTGAATTGTATATTCTTTACCTTCAGATTCTGCTTCAATTTGGTTGCTTGAATCTTTTCATATAAGTTTTTGTGAGATATATAATTTACCTTCTAGATCATTTGGTTTAAGTTTATAGATAACAGGTTCTATAGTGGTTTTTTGTGAGTTTGTTTCAGGATTGTCATTAAAATCATATCATTGAGTTCATTCTGGATCAATTTGATAAAAATCAATTCCAACTTGTTGATTGTCTTTGTAGAAAATATTGGTTCAAAATGACGCAAAGATATTTTCTTTATTTTGTGCCTCATTATTAAGACCGGAAATCATTTTATTATCTGCAACATAATTTAAGATATCCATTTTAGAATATGATGGACTATAATCTAATGTTTTGTTTAATAAACTTGTAAATGAATATGTGATATTTTCTTCATTAACTTGCATAAGTCTTTGACGAATATCAACATGTAATTTACCGTCAATAAAAGAAATATTCTCAACATGAATTTCATCACTGTTTGATTTAATTAAGTCTAATAAATCATAAGATAGTATTCCATTATTATTTGGATCAATAAGGGTCGATCCTTCAAATGTGGTTAATGAATCAATAATTTGTTGTTGTGTCATTTTTGATAAGTCAGATTTAAGAATTTTATTTTCAATGTAGTAATTTTTATCAAATACCACATTTGTTGTAAATATTCTTGCAGGTTTTGAAAAACCTGTAACTGCAATATCGCTAGCTTCAAAAGGCATTTGATCAATTGTTCCAGACATTTTTAATATTAATGTTCCTTCTGAATCATCTAAAGATGTTATTTTAATATTAGTTACATTAATGTTATCTTTTTGGAAAGGTTTTAAAATACCATAAGCACTATGTGCTAGACCTTTATTATGTCAATCATATATTTTAAGTACATCAGCATATTTGGTGCTTTTTAAGAAACCGTCTATATCTTGAGTATTTTTGTATTGCTCTAAAATATTATTTGACGGTGTCGTTGGTTCTTTGTTTTCTATATTTTTATCTGTTGTTTCAGGTTTTTCTGGTTGTTTATCATCTTTAATTTCAACTTTATCTTTCTTGGGATCTTTTATTGTATCCTTGTTGTCTTTTTTGTTATCTGAATTTGTGATAGTATTACATCCAACTATAGCAACCGAAGTTAATATTGAACTAGATAAAACTAAAGTAAATAAAATGTTTCTTATTTTCATTTATTCTCCTATTTATTAAAATGTTATCTAATTTTACTATGTTTATGTGATATTGCTAAAATTTAATGTATAAAACAAAAAGTACAGAACCAGATTTTAAATCTTGACCGTACTTTTTAATTTATAAAATTTATTTATTAATTATCTAAATTTGCGTTTGGAAAATTTATACCAGATTCTTTGTATAAATTTTGAATAGCTTTTTCTGCCTCTGATTTGTTTTTAAATTCTTTAGACATTTTTTTCGCTAATTTAGTAATTTCTGTTGTTAATTTAGCTGTTTTTAGAGCAGTACTTGCTATGTTTGTATATTTTTCTGGGTTTGCTAAGATATCATCTTTTAAGTTTTTTAATTGAATTAATTTTTCTTTTAATTCTCTTTTTAATGTTTCTAATTTAGTATTTGTTACTGGTTGTTTAACTTCTGGTTGTCCTGTTTCTGGTTTGGGATTATTATTTAAATTATCATTAGTTTCTAAATTATTTTTTGAATCTGAATTCTTACCATTAATATCAGGGTTATTTTCTGTTTCAGAACTAGAACATGAAATTGCAACTAATGGTAAAACTATAGGTGATGTTGCTAATGCCATGCTTGTTAATAATGTTTTAATTTTTTTCATTTCTTTCCTTTTAAATTGTATGTGTGTTTCAGTGTTGATTCAAGATTAAAACTTCATTAATCAACTGCTTTTATTCTAAAAAAAAAAAAAAAAACAAAACAAAAGATAATTCAAAAAAATGTAATTTTAAGAAAAATTCTCTTATTTTTTTGCAAAACAAAGCAAAACACCACTTAATAGTGGTGCTCATAGTAATTATTTAATTCTTAGGTTTGTTAGTAACTTCTTCGAAAATTGAAGCTCCAGCTGCAATAACTTTCGTAACATCTGCTAAGTTTGGTGGGATGATAATTTTCGTTGCTTTACCATTGGCAAGTTCTTTAAGTTGTTGAATTGCTTTAAGTTGTAAAATGTATGGATTTAATTTTGAGTTATTAATTAAATCTATTGCTTCACGTTCTCCTTCAGCTTCAAGAATGAATTTTTCTTTTTTCGCTTCTGCCTCAAGAATTGTTTCTTTCTTTTTAGCTTCAGCATTTAAGATGGTACTTTCTTTTTCCCCGCTTGCTTTAAGGATTAAACTTTGTTTAATACCTTCAGCTTCAAGAATTTTAGCTCTTTTATCTCTTTCGGCTTGCATTTGACGAATCATTGCTTCTTGAACTTCTTTTGGTGGTGTGATATTTTGAATTTCAACTCTGTTTACTTTAATTCCTCAACTATCACTAGCTTCATCAAGGATTCTTGTTAATTTAGCATTGATTATTTCTCTAGATGTAAGAGATTCATCAAGTTCTAATTCACCAATTAAGTTTCTTAAAGTAGTAGCTGTAAGCATTTCGATAGCGAAAATAGGTTTTTCAACTCCATATGCATAAAGTTT
The nucleotide sequence above comes from Mycoplasma sp. Pen4. Encoded proteins:
- the whiA gene encoding DNA-binding protein WhiA; translated protein: MKKIHRNSFSWEVKKEVINNVTKNQEIIAFISGLLYSSAEIVDDAYVFMIKNEYILDKVIRKFKKIKVNIISKSNWKTKLAVKVKDFKLSENIEYKDYLTSFFAGVFCGSGSISGKESTSYHLEISSHNTQHLQKIQEKLNQYEFGFHMLKRKNKSIIYIKHKDKLIDFLSAIGAKNSWYKLQNLIIERDFKNVTNRINNIDVSNLNKIAKSTLKHNENIEYIFENNLKDQFNENQLKLFELKLRNEGLSFTELVYILNSEYAIPITKSGVNHWFRKLEKTVLKHKENH
- the rpmI gene encoding 50S ribosomal protein L35; its protein translation is MPKMKTKSALKKRIKVTGTGKIMREQAYRSHLAQNKTTKQKRQSRKSVQMSKSDLKRFKALI
- the infC gene encoding translation initiation factor IF-3, with product MNELIPFKQVFVIGPDGEKIGVKYTKEAIELAKSYKMDLVLISVDPKPICRILDYGKFKYDRKKKKKEQKEKQTIIQNREVRLTAMIGENDLMTKSRKAREFLLKGDRIKVSLKLRGREIGRKDLGHATLEKFYSTLADIADITTEPKLINDRFLDMNLQPNKQKVTKYLKEKTLDQQNQETKEGELNAKNEN
- a CDS encoding SPFH domain-containing protein — encoded protein: MEAWQIILIIFGVLLLIFAIFLIAKSIVIVPETQFVVIQKFGKFTKILERGFHMIIPVIEKIAVRDNCKEKVFDFPAQSVITRDNATIKVDTVVYLKIVDPKLYAYGVEKPIFAIEMLTATTLRNLIGELELDESLTSREIINAKLTRILDEASDSWGIKVNRVEIQNITPPKEVQEAMIRQMQAERDKRAKILEAEGIKQSLILKASGEKESTILNAEAKKKETILEAEAKKEKFILEAEGEREAIDLINNSKLNPYILQLKAIQQLKELANGKATKIIIPPNLADVTKVIAAGASIFEEVTNKPKN
- the rplT gene encoding 50S ribosomal protein L20, encoding MARVKGGTVTRARRKKWLKLAKGYFGHKSIGYKVAKQAVVKSWTYAFRDRKQVKRNFRKLWIARINAATRAEGMSYSRFINGLKRANVTINRKMLSELAINEPKTFSMLVQIAKEA